In Acinetobacter piscicola, a single window of DNA contains:
- the ubiH gene encoding 2-octaprenyl-6-methoxyphenyl hydroxylase, producing the protein MQQDVIIVGGGMVGLSLALMLAKSNIAVKLLEAIKYPNYEDGTVAPYHSSFDARNTALSRRTVQIYQKLGLWAALQEHATPILEVHITEQGSFGKARLKADEEKVESFGQVIENAWLGRVLLSQVRQQPLIELIDGVQVTSLTQDQDEVYIEATRGEAYIHSLKAKLVIAADGRDSFCRQALGVGVDVHDYEQVAIVTAVQTSKPHNQVGFERFSHLGPLALLPLPGECRRSVVWPVTKGTEHEWLGEENDQHFLDALQKTYGDRAGKFIKTGKRFSFPLSQVLAHKQAVGRVILMGNAAHTIHPVAGQGFNLCMRDADVLVRYLNQQIANAQDLGEPEMLKAYEQARLADQKRVIKFCDSVVRGFSNQNPVLKILRNTGLVAFDVIPGIKPLVANYAMGLKA; encoded by the coding sequence ATGCAACAAGACGTCATTATTGTCGGTGGTGGAATGGTCGGGCTGAGTTTGGCACTCATGCTTGCAAAGTCAAATATCGCAGTGAAATTGCTTGAAGCCATTAAATATCCAAACTATGAAGATGGCACTGTTGCTCCTTACCACTCAAGTTTTGATGCACGAAATACCGCATTATCGCGTCGTACCGTACAGATTTATCAAAAGCTTGGACTTTGGGCGGCATTGCAAGAACATGCAACTCCGATTTTAGAAGTCCATATCACTGAGCAAGGCAGCTTTGGTAAAGCACGTTTAAAAGCGGATGAAGAAAAAGTCGAAAGCTTTGGGCAAGTGATCGAAAATGCATGGTTAGGTCGTGTTTTATTATCGCAAGTGCGCCAACAACCTTTAATTGAGTTGATTGATGGTGTACAAGTCACTTCATTGACACAAGATCAAGACGAAGTCTATATCGAAGCCACACGTGGTGAAGCGTATATCCATTCTTTAAAAGCAAAACTGGTGATTGCTGCTGATGGTCGAGATTCATTCTGTCGTCAGGCTTTGGGCGTGGGTGTGGACGTACATGATTATGAGCAAGTTGCCATTGTGACAGCGGTACAAACATCTAAGCCGCACAATCAAGTCGGTTTTGAACGCTTTAGCCATTTAGGTCCTTTGGCATTATTACCATTACCTGGAGAATGTCGCCGTTCTGTGGTTTGGCCTGTGACCAAAGGTACAGAACATGAATGGCTGGGTGAGGAAAATGACCAACATTTTCTTGATGCTTTGCAAAAAACTTATGGTGATCGTGCTGGGAAATTTATCAAAACAGGCAAGCGCTTTAGTTTTCCATTGTCACAAGTCTTGGCACACAAACAAGCAGTTGGACGTGTGATTTTGATGGGAAATGCCGCACATACTATTCATCCTGTTGCAGGACAAGGTTTTAACTTGTGCATGCGTGATGCGGATGTGTTAGTACGTTATCTCAACCAACAAATTGCCAACGCCCAAGATTTAGGTGAGCCTGAAATGCTGAAAGCCTATGAGCAAGCCCGTTTAGCAGATCAAAAACGTGTAATTAAATTCTGTGATTCTGTGGTGCGTGGTTTTAGTAATCAAAATCCAGTCTTAAAAATTTTAAGAAATACGGGTTTAGTGGCATTTGATGTGATTCCAGGCATTAAACCGTTAGTTGCCAATTATGCGATGGGGTTAAAAGCATGA
- the pepP gene encoding Xaa-Pro aminopeptidase, whose protein sequence is MKLTQADFQERRDRLAAQMGPNSIAIIATSPEVMRNRDADYKFRADSSFFYLTGFAEPEAVAVIETDASCEDYTYSLFCRERDREMEIWNGYRAGIDGAVDDYDADEAYAIDLLDEEIIEKLLNKDKLFYRIGQRAEFDARVAQWIAKATGETRRGTSAPAQIVQLDRIVDEMRLHKSAEEIQLMQIASNISAEAHTRAMQTVQPNMMEYALEAELNYIFGKNGCVPSYNSIVGGGENGCILHYVENNKPLKDGDLVLIDAACEYELYASDITRTFPVNGKFSPEQKALYQVVLDAQIAAIDAVRIGNSYKEPHNIAVQILVQGLLDLGIMQGDFDEIIETESYRQFYMHGTGHWLGMDVHDVGTYKHGEDWRVYEEGMVVTVEPGLYIAPDDETVDVKWRGIGIRIEDDVVATSNGPLVLTKNVVKTVEDIEALMAKSK, encoded by the coding sequence ATGAAATTAACCCAAGCCGATTTTCAAGAACGTCGTGACCGCCTTGCAGCACAAATGGGTCCTAACAGTATTGCGATTATTGCAACTAGTCCTGAAGTGATGCGCAATCGTGATGCAGACTATAAGTTTCGTGCAGACAGTAGTTTTTTCTATTTAACAGGCTTTGCTGAACCTGAAGCGGTTGCGGTCATTGAAACAGATGCGAGCTGTGAAGATTACACTTATAGTCTGTTCTGTCGTGAACGTGATCGTGAGATGGAAATTTGGAATGGTTATCGCGCAGGCATAGATGGCGCTGTGGATGATTATGATGCAGATGAAGCTTATGCGATTGATTTATTAGATGAAGAAATCATCGAAAAATTACTCAACAAAGACAAATTATTTTATCGCATCGGACAACGTGCTGAGTTTGATGCACGTGTGGCACAGTGGATTGCCAAAGCTACGGGTGAAACTCGCCGTGGAACGTCTGCACCTGCACAAATTGTGCAGTTAGATCGTATTGTAGATGAAATGCGTTTGCATAAATCAGCCGAAGAAATTCAGTTAATGCAAATCGCATCGAATATTAGTGCTGAAGCGCATACGCGTGCTATGCAAACGGTACAGCCTAATATGATGGAATATGCTTTAGAGGCTGAACTAAATTATATTTTTGGTAAAAATGGTTGTGTACCGTCCTATAACAGTATTGTAGGTGGGGGCGAAAATGGCTGTATTTTGCATTATGTGGAAAATAATAAACCGTTAAAAGATGGTGATTTGGTTCTCATTGATGCAGCGTGTGAATACGAACTTTATGCTTCGGACATTACACGTACTTTCCCTGTCAATGGCAAGTTTAGCCCTGAACAAAAAGCACTTTATCAAGTGGTATTAGATGCACAAATTGCGGCGATTGATGCAGTACGGATCGGGAATTCTTATAAAGAACCACATAATATTGCGGTACAAATTCTTGTTCAAGGCTTGCTTGATTTAGGTATTATGCAAGGTGATTTTGACGAGATTATTGAAACTGAAAGCTATCGTCAATTTTATATGCATGGTACAGGGCATTGGCTTGGGATGGATGTGCATGATGTTGGTACATATAAGCATGGTGAAGATTGGCGTGTATATGAAGAAGGTATGGTGGTCACAGTTGAGCCGGGGTTGTATATTGCACCCGATGATGAGACTGTGGATGTGAAATGGCGTGGTATCGGCATTCGTATCGAAGATGATGTGGTAGCAACTTCAAATGGTCCTTTGGTCTTGACCAAAAATGTGGTGAAGACTGTAGAAGATATTGAAGCATTGATGGCGAAGTCGAAGTAA
- a CDS encoding UPF0149 family protein, whose translation MQDDISGWSDWDQNFGQIEEISSPSELHGLLTGIVCVTEAPSRDEWLQILSSIDVPKVNEDALAILAEEAEDIAHALSEDELDYLPLLPDDEHPLVERVQALADWCAGVVLGFGLASGHIRSDEQELIESLQDVASVEFDESDNDEEGEESYLELYEFVRLIPVSLSMGRKKIPVLESSLLQNFHNKMKPIIEASDSGNVVEVFTPHRPS comes from the coding sequence ATGCAAGACGATATTTCAGGTTGGTCAGATTGGGATCAAAATTTTGGTCAAATTGAAGAAATTTCAAGTCCAAGTGAGTTACATGGCTTACTCACGGGTATAGTTTGTGTTACCGAAGCACCATCTCGTGATGAATGGTTACAAATTTTATCGAGCATTGATGTACCAAAAGTCAACGAAGATGCATTGGCGATTTTAGCTGAAGAAGCAGAAGACATTGCACATGCCTTGTCTGAAGATGAATTGGACTATTTACCGTTATTGCCTGATGATGAACATCCTTTGGTAGAACGTGTACAAGCACTTGCTGATTGGTGTGCGGGTGTGGTTCTAGGTTTTGGTTTGGCTTCAGGTCATATTCGTTCTGACGAGCAAGAGTTGATTGAAAGTTTACAAGATGTCGCTTCGGTTGAATTTGACGAATCTGACAATGATGAAGAAGGCGAAGAAAGCTACTTAGAACTCTATGAGTTTGTACGTTTAATTCCCGTATCATTGTCAATGGGACGTAAGAAAATTCCTGTGCTAGAAAGTTCTTTGTTGCAAAATTTTCATAACAAAATGAAACCTATCATTGAGGCATCAGACAGTGGTAACGTGGTAGAGGTTTTTACACCGCACCGCCCAAGCTGA
- a CDS encoding cell division protein ZapA, whose product MSEVVVVELRLIEQIFRLSTTAEKKAELERAGNLLNEKFQEFRRKAPNMEHNKLMIMVALELMQEVLSMNKSLQEYTHCERLLEEILKDVEKTV is encoded by the coding sequence ATGTCTGAGGTTGTTGTTGTTGAATTACGTTTAATTGAACAAATTTTTCGTTTAAGCACGACTGCTGAAAAAAAAGCAGAGTTAGAACGTGCCGGTAATTTATTGAATGAAAAATTTCAAGAATTTCGCCGTAAAGCGCCCAACATGGAACATAACAAACTGATGATCATGGTGGCTTTGGAACTCATGCAAGAAGTATTAAGCATGAACAAGTCCTTACAAGAATATACACATTGCGAACGTTTGCTAGAAGAGATTCTAAAAGACGTTGAAAAGACAGTATAA
- the tauD gene encoding taurine dioxygenase gives MTLHIQPIQANIGAVIENVDLNLTDPQILSEIHAALLQYQVIFFRNQQLQAQQQVKLAKSFGQLHIHPIYPSMKDAPEVIILDSHETDLRDNELWHTDVTFSHTPPLGCVLQAIKIPEVGGDTLWTSGTAAFKALPEALQQKLRGLTATHDIRKSFPLERFGTTPESREKLEASFRNNPPVIHPVIRSHPETGEDILFINEGFTTRINELSETESETLLDFLFDHAVKTDFHLRWKWQQGDVAIWDNRCTQHKALFDYGDAHRIMHRATINGTVPYYQQAS, from the coding sequence ATGACATTACATATTCAGCCTATTCAAGCCAATATTGGCGCAGTTATTGAAAATGTGGATTTAAATTTGACCGATCCACAAATCTTGTCAGAGATACATGCAGCTTTATTGCAATATCAAGTGATTTTCTTTAGGAATCAACAGTTACAAGCACAGCAACAGGTCAAACTTGCGAAGTCTTTTGGTCAATTACACATTCATCCAATTTATCCATCGATGAAAGATGCACCTGAGGTGATTATTTTAGATAGTCATGAAACAGATCTGCGAGACAATGAACTGTGGCATACCGATGTGACATTTAGTCATACGCCACCGCTAGGTTGTGTATTGCAAGCCATTAAAATTCCTGAAGTGGGTGGTGATACCTTATGGACGAGTGGTACGGCAGCTTTTAAAGCACTACCTGAAGCACTACAACAAAAGTTACGTGGTTTAACTGCAACACATGATATCCGTAAATCATTTCCATTAGAGCGTTTCGGTACGACACCTGAATCACGTGAAAAACTTGAAGCATCTTTTCGGAACAATCCACCCGTCATTCATCCTGTAATTCGTAGTCATCCTGAAACAGGTGAAGATATTTTATTTATCAATGAAGGTTTTACGACACGAATCAATGAATTGTCTGAAACAGAAAGTGAGACATTATTAGACTTTTTATTTGACCACGCTGTGAAGACAGATTTCCATTTGCGTTGGAAATGGCAACAGGGCGATGTAGCGATTTGGGATAATCGTTGTACACAACATAAAGCATTGTTTGATTATGGCGATGCACATCGGATTATGCATCGTGCAACGATCAATGGCACTGTGCCATATTATCAACAAGCAAGTTAA
- the tauC gene encoding taurine ABC transporter permease TauC translates to MNSQIQKIAQKSLDDTTAIQEHSTASTQIKFPKFMTKNLSLLMSLGSISTIILLWFGISALHLVPELFLPSPSAVWQKFVIVSQEGFMKATLWQHLAESISRVLTALIAAIVIGVPVGLWMGLNKWVRAVLDPLVELLRPIPPLAYLPLLVIWFGIGETTKVLLIFFSILAPVIISSAHGVLSHQKNRERAALSLGATHLQVLKYVILPTALPHILTGIRIGLGVGWSTLVAAELVAADRGIGFMVQSAAQFLITDTVVLGIIVIAMVAVSFELFLRWLQKQLAPWYGQQL, encoded by the coding sequence ATGAATAGTCAAATTCAGAAAATTGCTCAAAAATCGTTAGACGATACTACAGCAATTCAGGAGCATAGCACAGCATCAACACAGATTAAATTTCCAAAGTTTATGACGAAAAATTTAAGTCTTTTGATGAGTTTGGGCAGTATTAGTACGATTATTCTGCTGTGGTTCGGGATCAGCGCATTGCATTTAGTCCCTGAGCTCTTTTTACCTTCGCCAAGCGCAGTGTGGCAAAAGTTTGTGATTGTAAGCCAAGAAGGGTTTATGAAAGCCACGCTTTGGCAACATTTGGCAGAAAGTATTAGTCGAGTATTGACTGCATTGATTGCTGCGATCGTAATTGGTGTGCCTGTTGGATTATGGATGGGTTTAAATAAATGGGTACGTGCAGTGCTTGATCCTTTGGTTGAATTATTACGTCCAATTCCGCCGTTAGCATATTTACCTTTATTGGTCATTTGGTTTGGCATTGGTGAAACAACCAAAGTTTTATTGATTTTCTTTTCAATTTTAGCGCCCGTCATTATCAGTTCTGCACATGGGGTCTTGAGCCATCAAAAAAACCGTGAACGAGCAGCGCTTTCTTTGGGTGCAACACACTTACAAGTATTGAAATATGTGATTCTACCGACGGCTTTGCCACATATTTTAACAGGAATACGCATCGGTCTTGGGGTGGGATGGTCAACCTTAGTCGCGGCTGAGTTGGTTGCTGCAGATCGTGGTATTGGTTTTATGGTGCAGTCCGCAGCGCAGTTTTTAATTACCGATACAGTGGTACTCGGTATCATTGTGATTGCTATGGTTGCAGTGAGTTTTGAATTATTTTTACGTTGGCTGCAAAAGCAATTAGCGCCTTGGTACGGTCAACAATTATAG
- a CDS encoding taurine ABC transporter ATP-binding protein, with protein sequence MSVLKAENITLHYANQDVAVLKNINLDVPESSLTVVLGESGCGKTTLLNILAGFQHVDAGVVKIDDEILTQPDARRAVVFQEHALLPWLNVSENVAFSLKLKGLKDSEITEQVDAILTTVGLAHVAEANIWQLSGGMKQRVGIARALISHAPFILLDEPFAALDAFTRENMQELVLNLWIQKNKGFFLITHDIEEALLLSHQLVLMTARPGTIVETLHLDFAQRYRQGESIRSIKSDPYFIQLREQLFERLKDQKLHALEL encoded by the coding sequence ATGTCTGTTTTAAAAGCTGAAAACATTACATTGCATTATGCAAATCAAGATGTTGCTGTACTGAAAAATATTAATTTAGACGTCCCTGAGTCATCTTTGACGGTGGTTTTAGGCGAGTCGGGGTGTGGTAAAACCACCTTACTCAATATTTTGGCAGGTTTTCAGCACGTTGACGCGGGTGTGGTGAAAATTGATGATGAAATATTGACACAGCCCGATGCACGCCGTGCCGTTGTTTTTCAGGAACATGCTTTATTGCCATGGCTAAATGTGTCTGAAAATGTGGCTTTTTCACTGAAATTAAAAGGTCTAAAAGACTCAGAAATTACAGAGCAAGTTGATGCAATTTTGACAACAGTGGGTTTAGCGCATGTTGCAGAGGCGAATATTTGGCAATTATCGGGGGGAATGAAACAGCGTGTCGGCATTGCCCGTGCATTGATCAGCCATGCACCGTTTATTTTACTTGATGAACCATTTGCAGCGTTGGATGCGTTTACCCGTGAGAACATGCAAGAGTTGGTGTTGAATTTGTGGATTCAGAAAAATAAAGGCTTTTTCTTAATCACGCATGATATTGAAGAGGCTTTATTGCTGAGTCATCAATTGGTGTTGATGACAGCCCGACCAGGAACCATTGTGGAAACGTTGCATTTAGATTTTGCACAGCGCTATCGTCAAGGAGAATCTATTCGTTCAATTAAATCCGATCCGTATTTTATTCAACTACGTGAGCAATTATTTGAACGTTTAAAAGATCAGAAATTACATGCTTTGGAGCTTTAA
- the tauA gene encoding taurine ABC transporter substrate-binding protein, with protein MSKSSKPLIITAIVIVAIVAFIYLQKNKNVTPEAASTSTQKSDSAVVIAYQTGVDPSKVAQANGEYEKESQQAITWKKFDTGADVVNALASGDVDIGNIGTSPFAAAASRNLPIDVFFIAAKLGASEALIVRNQANIQKPQDLINKTIAVPFVSTAHYSLLSALKHWKIAESQVKIINLRPPEISAAWERGDIDAAYVWEPALSKAKSTGHVLTDSKQVGEWGAPTYDVWVVRKEFAEKNPQFLKAFVQTSLKQIDRYNQAPEKFQQDAENIKKISSLTGSDPKDIALLLSGNIYLNQQQQAQRLQQEFAKNIFDTATFLKAQGKVDQVKQSYQDNINPKFVQP; from the coding sequence ATGAGTAAATCATCTAAACCACTAATTATTACTGCGATTGTTATTGTGGCAATTGTGGCATTTATTTATCTCCAAAAAAATAAAAATGTCACGCCTGAAGCTGCAAGTACTTCTACGCAAAAGTCTGATTCAGCTGTGGTTATTGCTTATCAAACGGGGGTAGATCCTAGTAAAGTTGCACAAGCAAATGGTGAGTATGAAAAAGAGAGTCAACAGGCAATTACGTGGAAAAAGTTTGATACGGGTGCAGATGTTGTGAATGCTTTAGCATCAGGCGATGTTGATATTGGTAATATTGGCACGAGCCCATTTGCTGCGGCTGCTAGTCGTAATTTACCTATTGATGTATTTTTCATTGCAGCAAAATTAGGGGCTTCAGAAGCTTTAATTGTTCGCAATCAAGCGAACATTCAAAAACCACAAGACCTTATCAATAAAACCATCGCAGTGCCTTTTGTTTCGACTGCGCATTACAGTCTATTGTCAGCGCTTAAACATTGGAAGATTGCAGAATCACAAGTAAAAATCATTAACTTACGTCCACCTGAAATTTCAGCAGCGTGGGAACGTGGTGACATTGATGCTGCTTATGTTTGGGAGCCTGCATTAAGCAAAGCAAAAAGTACGGGTCACGTGTTGACGGATTCTAAACAAGTCGGTGAATGGGGCGCCCCAACGTATGATGTTTGGGTGGTACGTAAAGAATTTGCAGAAAAAAATCCTCAATTTTTAAAAGCTTTTGTACAAACGTCTTTAAAGCAAATCGACCGCTATAATCAAGCACCAGAAAAATTTCAACAAGATGCCGAAAATATTAAGAAAATTTCTTCATTAACAGGTTCAGATCCAAAAGACATTGCTTTGTTATTGTCAGGTAATATTTATCTGAATCAGCAACAACAAGCACAACGCTTGCAACAGGAATTTGCCAAAAATATTTTTGATACAGCTACATTCTTAAAAGCACAAGGCAAAGTAGATCAAGTTAAACAAAGTTATCAGGACAATATTAACCCTAAATTTGTGCAGCCTTGA
- a CDS encoding Na/Pi cotransporter family protein produces MFQVFAELCGGVGLFLLGMTLMTHGLKNIAGETLKHLFTQFTNTTSKAVLTGIGLTILVNSSTATTVATVGFVSAGVMTFAQAIGVVIGANIGTTSTGWLVAFLGLKFSISMFALPFIGLGAMLHLIAKDRLKLFGLILAGFGMIFFGIAILQEAMTGFSNRVDLSFLSADGFWAKVLLVAIGIVMSLILQSSSASITATLAALASGAIDVSQSLYLVIGQNVGAVGITVLSAIGASINAQRTVLVNVMFNVVAALVAFLFLAPALLWLYQHVSWLSRWDSLVIVALFHTLFSVVGALIFIPILKKIEQWVILLLSEDSPSILNCLDTANLQIPIVAIEAAETVQHHILFEIFKTLHNVFRDGILPSPSELKLLDEIILQLERYLEKITITDNPELQQHFLVILRVMVYVRVLRSDLAQIENALILRMHPAILQLALDYSHILDSYIEDIAHLSEHQQVEKLRTELNSLKKWASKHRAQIRSEVLEYTVLNQLNAAKSLELLAAQRWIERLIAHTYRFSNVLYEG; encoded by the coding sequence GTGTTTCAAGTATTTGCAGAGCTTTGTGGTGGTGTAGGATTATTTTTGCTTGGCATGACATTGATGACGCATGGGCTAAAAAATATTGCAGGCGAAACCTTAAAACATTTATTTACCCAATTTACCAATACTACGAGTAAAGCGGTATTGACAGGCATTGGCTTGACGATTTTGGTCAATTCATCCACTGCAACGACAGTTGCTACAGTGGGTTTTGTCAGTGCAGGGGTGATGACTTTTGCCCAAGCGATAGGTGTGGTTATTGGTGCAAATATTGGGACGACCAGTACAGGATGGCTGGTGGCATTTCTTGGTTTAAAATTTTCCATTTCAATGTTTGCACTGCCATTTATTGGTTTGGGTGCAATGCTGCATTTGATTGCTAAAGATCGCTTGAAACTGTTTGGGCTTATCTTGGCGGGCTTTGGTATGATTTTTTTTGGCATTGCGATTTTACAAGAGGCCATGACGGGGTTTTCAAATCGAGTTGATCTTTCATTTTTAAGTGCAGATGGATTTTGGGCAAAGGTACTGCTCGTTGCCATTGGTATCGTCATGAGCTTGATTTTACAGTCTTCAAGTGCTTCGATCACAGCCACTTTAGCTGCTTTAGCTAGTGGCGCCATTGATGTATCACAGTCTTTGTATTTGGTGATTGGACAAAATGTTGGTGCAGTGGGGATCACAGTGTTGTCTGCCATTGGTGCATCCATCAATGCGCAACGTACGGTTTTGGTCAATGTGATGTTCAATGTTGTGGCTGCACTGGTCGCTTTTTTATTTTTAGCACCTGCTTTGTTGTGGTTATATCAGCATGTGTCTTGGCTGAGTCGTTGGGACAGTTTAGTCATTGTGGCGTTATTTCACACTTTGTTTAGTGTGGTTGGTGCATTGATTTTTATACCGATATTGAAAAAAATTGAGCAATGGGTGATTCTGTTATTATCTGAAGATTCACCAAGTATTTTAAATTGTTTGGATACTGCAAATTTACAAATACCGATCGTTGCTATTGAAGCCGCAGAAACAGTACAGCATCATATTTTATTTGAAATATTTAAGACCTTACACAACGTATTTCGTGATGGTATTTTACCGAGTCCAAGTGAGCTGAAACTTTTAGATGAAATCATTTTACAATTAGAACGTTATTTAGAAAAAATTACCATCACCGATAATCCTGAGTTACAACAGCATTTTCTCGTTATTTTAAGAGTCATGGTGTATGTGAGAGTTCTGCGTAGCGATTTAGCACAAATTGAGAATGCACTTATTCTGCGAATGCATCCCGCAATTTTACAATTAGCATTGGATTATTCACACATTTTAGACAGTTATATTGAAGATATTGCCCATTTAAGTGAGCATCAACAAGTTGAAAAATTGCGTACAGAATTGAACAGTTTGAAGAAATGGGCGAGCAAACATCGAGCACAGATTCGTAGTGAAGTGTTGGAATATACGGTGTTAAATCAGCTGAATGCTGCAAAAAGTTTAGAATTACTGGCAGCACAGCGTTGGATTGAACGTCTGATTGCTCATACTTATCGTTTTTCCAATGTTTTATATGAAGGCTAA